The following are encoded together in the Acidovorax sp. KKS102 genome:
- a CDS encoding molybdopterin-dependent oxidoreductase: MPTPSDAKSPPSALIQVRGACPHDCPDTCALLTTVDEHGVATRVQGNPDHRHTDGALCAKVSKYTERSYHPERVLTPLKRIGPKGSGQFAPATWDEALADIAQRLQSIAARAPEAVLPYSYAGTMGMVQGESMDRRFFHKLGASQLDRTICASAGAEALTQTLGGKVGMKVEFFAESQLILIWGSNSIGSNLHFWRYAQQAKRNGAKLVCIDPRKSETADKCHEHIALRPGTDAALALALMHELIQNDWLDHDYIARHTLGWDQLRERALQWPPERAAEVCDIPVEQIRQLAKDYGTTKPAAIRLNYGMQRVRGGGNAVRAVACLPALTGAWRHRAGGVLLSSSGQFPAQRGVLQRPDLMPAKTPRTINMSTIGDDLLREASPTFGPKVEAIVVYNSNPVAVAPDSSKVVQGFAREDLFTVVLEHFKTDTADYADYILPATTQLEHWDIHLSYGHTDVLLNRPAIAPQGQARSNAQIFRDLAARMGFTEPCFADTDEALCRQAFGDAVDYALLESQGFATLALPDAPFAEGNFPSPSGKCEFYSARLAAQGLDGLPDHLPNYELQGTNTRYPLAMISPPARNFLNSTFVNVQSLRNIEGRPVLEIHPDDAEARGIANDAVVRVFNDRGSYLCHATVSRRARPGVVNGLGIWWRKLGLNGTNVNEVTSQALTDLGRAPTFYDCLVEVEAAGAADADMDAGAHASTTA, translated from the coding sequence ATGCCCACGCCTTCTGACGCTAAATCCCCTCCATCGGCACTGATTCAGGTGCGCGGCGCCTGCCCCCACGACTGCCCCGACACCTGCGCCCTGCTCACCACCGTGGACGAACATGGCGTAGCCACCCGCGTGCAGGGCAACCCCGACCACCGCCACACCGACGGCGCGCTGTGCGCCAAGGTGAGCAAGTACACCGAGCGCAGCTACCACCCTGAGCGCGTGCTCACGCCGCTCAAGCGCATCGGCCCCAAAGGCAGCGGTCAGTTCGCCCCCGCGACCTGGGACGAAGCCCTGGCTGACATTGCCCAGCGCCTGCAGTCCATCGCCGCGCGCGCGCCCGAGGCCGTCCTGCCCTACAGCTACGCGGGCACCATGGGCATGGTGCAGGGCGAGAGCATGGACCGGCGCTTCTTCCACAAGCTGGGCGCCTCGCAGCTCGACCGCACCATCTGCGCATCCGCCGGTGCCGAGGCGCTCACGCAGACCCTGGGCGGCAAGGTGGGCATGAAAGTGGAGTTTTTTGCCGAGTCGCAGCTCATCCTGATCTGGGGCAGCAACTCCATCGGCAGCAACCTGCATTTCTGGCGCTACGCGCAACAGGCCAAGCGCAATGGCGCCAAGCTGGTGTGCATCGACCCGCGCAAAAGCGAGACGGCTGACAAGTGCCACGAGCACATTGCCCTGCGCCCCGGCACCGACGCGGCGCTGGCCCTGGCGCTGATGCACGAGCTGATCCAGAACGACTGGCTCGACCACGACTACATCGCCCGCCACACGCTGGGCTGGGACCAGCTGCGCGAGCGCGCACTGCAGTGGCCGCCCGAGCGCGCGGCCGAGGTCTGCGACATTCCGGTGGAGCAGATCCGCCAGCTGGCCAAGGACTACGGCACGACGAAGCCCGCCGCCATCCGCCTGAACTACGGCATGCAGCGCGTGCGCGGCGGCGGCAATGCGGTGCGCGCCGTGGCCTGCCTGCCTGCGCTCACGGGCGCCTGGCGCCACCGCGCGGGCGGCGTGCTGCTGTCCAGCTCGGGCCAGTTCCCCGCGCAGCGCGGCGTGCTGCAGCGGCCCGACCTGATGCCCGCCAAGACGCCGCGCACCATCAACATGTCCACCATTGGCGACGACCTGCTGCGCGAGGCCTCGCCCACGTTCGGCCCGAAGGTCGAGGCCATCGTGGTCTACAACAGCAACCCCGTGGCCGTGGCGCCGGACTCCAGCAAGGTGGTGCAGGGCTTTGCGCGCGAGGATTTGTTCACCGTGGTGCTGGAGCATTTCAAAACCGACACGGCCGACTACGCCGACTACATCCTGCCCGCCACCACGCAGCTGGAGCACTGGGACATCCACCTGAGCTACGGCCACACCGACGTGCTGCTCAACCGCCCCGCCATTGCGCCGCAGGGCCAGGCGCGCAGCAATGCGCAGATCTTCCGCGACCTGGCCGCGCGCATGGGCTTCACCGAGCCGTGTTTTGCCGACACTGATGAGGCGCTGTGCCGCCAGGCCTTTGGCGACGCCGTGGACTACGCACTGCTCGAAAGCCAGGGCTTTGCCACGCTGGCGCTGCCCGATGCGCCGTTTGCCGAGGGCAACTTCCCATCGCCTTCGGGCAAGTGCGAGTTCTACAGCGCCCGCCTGGCCGCGCAGGGACTGGACGGCCTGCCCGACCACCTGCCCAACTACGAACTGCAGGGCACCAACACCCGCTACCCGCTGGCGATGATCTCGCCGCCCGCGCGCAACTTCTTGAACTCCACCTTCGTGAATGTGCAGAGCCTGCGCAACATCGAGGGCCGCCCCGTGCTGGAGATCCACCCCGACGACGCCGAAGCGCGCGGCATTGCCAACGACGCCGTGGTGCGCGTGTTCAACGACCGGGGCAGCTACCTGTGCCACGCCACCGTGTCCCGCCGCGCGCGGCCGGGCGTGGTCAACGGCCTGGGCATCTGGTGGCGCAAGCTGGGGCTGAACGGCACCAACGTGAACGAGGTGACCAGCCAGGCCCTGACCGACCTGGGTCGTGCGCCCACGTTTTACGACTGCTTAGTGGAAGTGGAGGCCGCAGGCGCCGCCGATGCCGACATGGACGCCGGCGCCCACGCCAGCACCACGGCCTAA
- a CDS encoding ABC transporter substrate-binding protein, whose product MNQTVLGRRQFSVGMGAVALGGFGLARAQGEGRIVLGQSAAFTGPAAQLGVQFNQGAKLFFDQLNAQGGVGKRMVEIRTMDDGYEPDRCAENTRKLIADEVFALFGYIGTPTSLAALPLFTKEKVPFFGPFTGAEALRQPFNRLIFHVRASYYDETALIVRQLTNLGLKKIAVFYQNDAYGKAGLDGVTRALAELKLAPVATATVERNSTDVKAAVDKLVPATPDAVVQIAAYAGSAAFVRAARKAGFGGTFYNVSFVGTQALADELGKDGAGVVVSQVVPSPYQPSRQITREFLEAIKKGGDKVQPNYSSMEGYLAARVFTEGLRQAQAGGKVTRESFITGTEAIGNQVISGFPVSFSATSHAASKFVEMSMLTGDGRVRT is encoded by the coding sequence ATGAACCAGACAGTATTGGGGCGCAGGCAGTTTTCGGTGGGCATGGGGGCCGTGGCGCTGGGCGGGTTCGGCCTGGCGCGTGCGCAGGGAGAGGGGCGCATCGTGCTGGGGCAGTCGGCGGCCTTCACCGGGCCGGCGGCCCAGCTGGGCGTGCAGTTCAACCAGGGTGCCAAACTCTTTTTTGACCAGCTCAACGCCCAGGGCGGCGTGGGCAAGCGCATGGTGGAGATCCGCACCATGGACGACGGCTACGAGCCCGACCGCTGCGCCGAGAACACCCGCAAGCTGATTGCCGACGAGGTGTTTGCCCTGTTTGGCTACATCGGCACCCCCACCAGCCTGGCCGCGCTGCCGCTGTTCACCAAAGAGAAGGTGCCGTTTTTTGGCCCCTTCACCGGCGCTGAGGCGCTGCGCCAGCCGTTCAACCGGCTGATCTTCCATGTGCGCGCGTCCTACTACGACGAAACCGCGCTCATCGTGCGCCAGCTCACCAACCTGGGGCTCAAGAAGATCGCGGTGTTCTACCAGAACGACGCCTACGGCAAGGCGGGGCTCGATGGCGTGACCCGTGCGCTGGCCGAGCTGAAGCTGGCCCCCGTAGCGACCGCCACCGTGGAGCGCAATTCCACCGACGTGAAAGCGGCCGTGGACAAGCTGGTGCCCGCCACGCCCGATGCGGTGGTGCAGATTGCCGCCTACGCCGGCAGCGCTGCCTTTGTGCGCGCGGCGCGCAAGGCGGGTTTTGGCGGCACGTTCTACAACGTGTCATTTGTGGGCACGCAGGCGCTGGCCGACGAGTTGGGCAAGGACGGTGCGGGCGTGGTGGTGTCGCAGGTGGTGCCCTCGCCTTACCAGCCCTCGCGCCAGATCACGCGCGAGTTTCTGGAGGCCATCAAGAAGGGCGGCGACAAGGTGCAGCCCAACTACTCCAGCATGGAGGGATACCTGGCTGCGCGCGTCTTTACGGAGGGCCTGCGCCAAGCCCAGGCGGGCGGCAAAGTCACCCGCGAGAGCTTCATCACCGGCACCGAGGCCATCGGCAATCAGGTGATCTCGGGCTTTCCGGTCTCGTTCAGCGCCACCAGCCATGCGGCGTCGAAGTTTGTCGAGATGTCGATGCTGACCGGGGACGGCCGGGTGAGGACCTGA